From the genome of Clavibacter nebraskensis NCPPB 2581:
GAGCGGAGGTCACGGGGGCCGCGGTCTCGGTCGTCGCCAGGGGCGCTGCCGGGTCGGCGGCGATCTCGGCGGGGGTGGTCTCGGACGCGGTGTCGGTGTTCTCGGCCATCCGACGATCATCCCACCTGCATGAAGCGCGGCGCCCGGGCGGGCGCGTCAGCGGAGGGGCGTGAGCTGCGCGATGATCGGCCGGTGGTCGCTCCCGGCGCCGTCGCGGTCCTCGACGACGCGGAAGCCCGTGACGGCCCAGCCGGGCGTCGCCATGATGTGGTCGATCGGGGTGCCGAGCAGCGCGGGAAGGCCCGTGGGCCACGTGCCGACCGCGCCGTTGCCCGAGGCGCGCGCCGCGTCGACGCACTGCCCGAGGTCGGTGACCTGGTCGCGCTCGGTGGGCGTGCCGCCGTACCGGCTCATGTGGTCGAGCGTCGCGTTGAAGTCGCCCGCGATGATCACGTTGCCCTCGTCGCAGCGCTTGCCGAGCCACGCGAGGTCGGCGCGCCAGTTGTCCATCTGCTCGGGGATGGGGGAGACGGGGTGCACGGCCATGATGACGGGGCCGTTCCCGTCGACCGGCTCCATGACGACCGTGGGCAGCACGCTCGTGGTGCCGCGCGACTCGTCCATCCGGTAGTCGCCGTACGCCGCGCTGATGAGGATCGTGGTGGAGCGGGCCGCGGCCACGTCGTCGAACGCGGCGGTGCGGACCCACATCGGCCGGCCCGCGTCGCGCATCAGGACGGCGATCTCCGCGCCGGTCTCCTCGCGCGTCTCGGGGAGCGTGATGACGTCGGCCCCGGACTCGATGGCGAGGTCGGCCACCGCGCGGGCGCCCGTCGCGCCGCCGAGCGTGTTCCACGACAGCACGGTGACGTCGTCGTCCTGCGCCTCCTGGAAGGCGGTGTCGCCGAGGCCGCGCGTCGCGAGCACGGCGGAGTTGGCGCCGATGAAGACCACGAGCAGCACGGCGATGCTGCCGAGCAGGCGGCGGCCGGGGCGGATCGCGAGGCAGAGGACGAGGGTCAGCACGAGCACGGCGGCCGCGGCGGCGACGAGGCCCCCGCGGATGGCGACGGCGTGGGCGACGAGGTACGTCTGCTCCAGGCCGAGCAGCTGCGGCCAGGTGACGACGAGGAGTCCTGCGGCCGTGATGAGGATGACTGCTGCTCCGACGACCCGACCCATGACGCCCATCACACTATGGCGGCTCTCTGGGAGAGCGCCGCCGCGGGTCCCGGCCGGCCGGGGCACCAGGGGCCGCCGCATAGGATGGCGGGATGCCGGAGGAGCAGCCAGGTCCCATCGACCTGCACACGCACAGCTCCGTCTCGGACGGCACGGAGACACCCGTCGAGCTCGTCGCGCAGGCCGCGTCGCAGGGCCTCTCGGCCGTGGCGCTCACCGACCACGACTCGACCGCCGGCTGGTCCGACGCCTCGGAAGCCGCGCTCGCGCACGGCATCACGCTCGTCCCCGGCATGGAGATGAGCACGCAGCTCGAGTACGCGAGCGTGCACGTGCTCGCCTACCTCTTCGATCCCGACGACGCGGACCTCGCGGCCATGACCGCGCGCGTCCGCTCGGAGCGCATGACCCGCGCCGAGGCGATGGTCGGCCGCATCTCCCGCGACTACGACCTCACGTGGGCGGACGTGCTCGCGCAGACCACGCCCGGCAGCACCATCGGCCGGCCGCACATCGCCGACGCGCTCGTCGCCCGCGGGCACGTGCCCACGCGCACGGCGGCGTTCGAGAGCATCCTGCACTGGCAGGGCGGCTACTACCGTCCGCACTACGCGCCGGATCCCATCCTCGGCGTCGAGCTCATCACCGCGGCGGGCGGCCTGGCCGTGCTCGCGCACCCGGGAGCCCGCGGGCCGGAGCGCGTGCTGTCGGACTCGCGCATGAGCGCGCTCGTCGCCGCCGGGCTCTTCGGCGTCGAGGTGCGGCACCGCGACAACCCGCCCGCGTCGCGCGCGCGCCTCACGGAGCTGGCGGAGCGGTTCGGGCTCGAGGTGACGGGATCCAGCGACTACCACGGCGCCGGCAAGCCGAACCGGCTCGCCGAGAACACCACCGAGCCCGCGGTGCTCGCGCGCATCGTCGAGCGCGCCACCGGCTGGGCACCCGTCGTGCCGGTGCCCGCGGCCTGATCCGCGACGCGGTCGACGCGCCACCCGACGCACGAGAGGGGCCGCATCCGATGGATGCGGCCCCTCTGTCGTGCACGATGCGCGGGGTGCTAGGACGTCGCCGTCGGGCGGTCGCCGCCGGAGCGACGGCGGCGGTTGCGCGAGCGCGGACGCGTCTGGCCGTCGGCGTGGGGCGCGTCGTGGCCGCCCGCCGTGTTCGGCTGCTCGCTGCCGATGGTCGTTGTCGCGTCCGCGGATGCGGTGGCCGACGCGGTCGACGTGCTGCGGCTGCGCGAGCGGTCGCGGTCACCGCCGGAGCGCTCGCCGCCGCCGGAGCGGCCGCCGTCCCGGCTGCCGCCGCGGCCGCCGTCACGCCCGCCGCGTCCGCCGTCGCGACCCGAGTCGGTGCCGCGGCTTCCCGGACGCTCCCGGGGGGTGCCGTCGGGGTTGACCGTCGGGGTCGCGCGGAGGCGGCCCTTGGAGCCGGCCGGGATGTCGAGGTCGGTGTAGAGGTGCGGCGAGGACGAGTACGTCTCCGTCGGCTCCGGCTGGCCGAACTCGAGGGCGCGGTTGATGAGCGCCCACTTGTGCAGGTCGTCCCAGTCGACGAACGTGACCGCTATGCCGGTCTTGCCCGCGCGGCCCGTGCGGCCGACGCGGTGCAGGTACGCCTTGTCGTCCTCGGGGATGGTGTGGTTGATCACGTGGGTGACGTCGAGCACGTCGATGCCGCGCGCCGCCACGTCGGTGGCGATGAGGATGTCCTTCTTGCCGGCCTTGAACGCGGCCATGGCGCGCTCGCGCTGCTCCTGGTTGAGGTCGCCGTGCACGGCGGCGGCGTTGAAGCCGCGGTCGTTGAGCTCCTCGACGAGGCGGGCGGCGGCGCGCTTGGTGCGCGTGAAGATCACGGTCTTGCCGCGGCCCTCGGCCTGGAGGATGCGGCCGATGACCTCGTCCTTGTCCATGTTGTGCGCCCGGTAGACGAGGTGGCGGATGTTCGCCTGCATGAGGCCCTCGTCGGGGTCCGTCGCGCGGATGTGGATCGGCTTCGTCATGAAGCGGCGGGCGAGCGCGACGATCGGGCCCGGCATGGTGGCCGAGAACAGCATGGTGTGGCGCACGGCCGGGGTCTGCGCGAACAGCTTCTCGATGTCCGAGAGGAAACCGAGGTCGAGCATCTTGTCGGCCTCGTCGAGCACCATCTCACGCACGCCCTGGAGCGAGAGCAGGCGCTGGCCCACGAGGTCGAGGAGGCGGCCCGGCGTGCCGACGACGATCTGCGCGCCGGCCTTGAGCTGCTCGATCTGGCCCTCGTACGCCTTGCCGCCGTAGATGGAGACGACGGTGGTGGCGCGGTGCGCGGTGGCGATCTGGAGGTCCTCGGTGACCTGGACGGCGAGCTCGCGCGTCGGCACGACCACGAGGGCCTGCACGCCGGGCTCGGGGGTGAGGCCGAGCCGCTGGATGAGCGGGAGGCCGAAGCCGAAGGTCTTGCCGGTGCCCGTCTTGGCCTGGCCGATGATGTCCTGGCCGGAGAGGGCCAGGGGGATGGTCTGCTCCTGGATGGGGAAGGGTTCGAGGATCCCGTGGTCGGCCAGCGCCTGCACCATGTCCTCGTCGATGTTCAGTTCGGTGAAAGTCACGTTGTGCCCTGTCTAGCGGTGCGGTCCACGCCCGGACTGCTTCTCTGCGGGCGCGATGGGGCCCTTCCGTTGAGGGACCACGGGTGAGTTTAGTGGGCCGGGGCCCGGGGACCGGCTCCGCCGCCCTTTACACTGGCCACGTGCTCAAGATGTTCGGACGCCGGTCGACGACGATCGAGGCGCCCCGGGTCCGGTCCCGCGGCGACGCGAAGCGGCGATCCGCGGCGACGACTGTGAGCGTGGACGACTTCTCGCCCGACACCCTCCGCTTCCTCGGCGCCGTCGCGTACCTGCAGCTGACGGCCTTCGAGACCCTTTCCCGCGCGGTCGCGGAGGCCCCCGACCTCGCCGGCAAGGAGGCCGTGTCGACGGCCGCCGGCATCGCGCTCGGCAAGCACCAGGCGCTCGCCGCGGAGATCAAGCGGCTGGACGGCGACCCGAGCGTCGTCATGGAGCCGCACCGCGCCGCGTTCGACCGGTTCACCGCCACCGTCGCCGGCGCCGACTGGTACGAGTGCCTGCTCTCCGCGCACATCACCACCGGGCTGCTCGACGACTTCTTTGTGCGCCTCGCCTCGGGGCTCCCGTCGGACCAGCGCCAGCGCGTCGTGGTCCTGCTCTCCTCGGGCGTCGGGCAGCAGGGCATCGTCGACGCGGTGCGCGCGGGGATCCGGCGTGACCCGCTGCTCGCCTCGCGCCTCGCCATGTGGGGTCGCCGTCTCGTCGGCGACACGCTGCTCGTCGCGGGCACGGCGATGCGCGCGTCCCTGGCGGACCCGGACGACGCCCGCGTGCACCTCGAGCCCGTGTTCGCCGGGATCATCACGGCGCACACCCGGCGGATGGACGCGCTGGGGCTCACGGCCTGAGGCGCGTCGCCGGCCCGTACCCGGCACACGACATGACGCCCGGCCCCCTGCGGGGACCGGGCGTCATGTCGTGCGGGTGCGGTCAGCCTCCGATGGCCGCGAGGTCGCGGGCGTCCGCGGAGGATCGCCAACGGCCGAGGAGCAGGTCGGTGCCCGCCGCGACGAGCGCCGATACGGCGAGCGTCGCGATCCAGATGACGCCCTGATCCCAGCGGAGGCCCGCCCAGGTGAGCGCGACCCACGCGACCATGGCGGCGATCGTGCCGACCGCCGGGATGAGCAGCGCGCCGTGCGTCGCGCGGTGGGGGAGCGCGTAGCGTGCGACGAGGCCGATGAGGGCGCCGAAGAGCGCGACGAACAGGAGCTCCACGGGCGTCGGGCTAGCGGACGAAGCCGATGCGCGGGGCGTCGGCGCTGCCGAGCTCCACGTAGGCGAGGTGGGCGGTGACGGCGAGGTGCGTGGCGCCCTTGTCGTCGGTGAAGGAGATGAAGGGCGAGGAGTCGCGGACGGCGTCCGTGACGGTCCGCTGGACCTCCTCGGGCGTCTGCTTGGTGCTGAAGGAGAGCTCGCGGGCGGTGTTGACGAGGCCGATACGGATTTCCACGGGAGGTGCCTTTCGATGCGTCGGATGCGACGGTGCCCCCTCAGGCTAGGGCACCCGCATGCGCGGCCCGGCGGCGTTCACTGAGGGCGGACGGGAGGGCGGACGGCGGCGGCCCTTCCGCGGATCCGCCGGCGTCGGGGGCCGCGGGTAGCGTGGCCGCGTGAACATCAGGGGATTCCGCCAGCCGCCCGCCTCCGTCGCCGACGCCGCGGCCCCCGCGGTGGAGCTGGACCCCGCGCAGCGCGCCGTCGTCGAGCTGCCGGTGGGCGTGAGCGCGGCCGTCCTCGGCGCGCCGGGCTCCGGGCGCACCACCACGCTGCGCGAGCTCGTGGCCGAGCGGATCCTCGTGCAGGGGCTCGACCCCGCCGAGGTGCTCGTGCTCGCGCCCTCGCGCGCGGCCGCCACGCGCCTGCGCGACGAGCTCGCGCTGCGGGTCGGGGTGGCCACGCTCGGGCCGCTCGCGCGCACCTCCACGTCCGTCGCGTTCGAGGTGCTCGCCCGGCGCGCCGCCGAGACGGGCACCGAGCCGCCCCGCCTGCTCACGGGCGCCGAGCAGGACCAGATCATCGCCGATCTCCTCGCCGGACACGAGGAGCTGGGCACCGGGCCCGCGTGGCCGGATCCGCTGGGCGTCGAGGTGCGGCGGCTGCGCGCCTTCCGCACGGAGCTCCGCGAGCTGCTCATGCGCGCCACCGAGGAGGGCGTGCGGCCGGACGCGCTCGCCGAGGCCGGCCGGGCGCACGACGTGACCGAGTGGATCGCCGCGGCGGAGTTTGCCCGCGAGTACGAGGACGTCGTCGACTCCTTCCGCGGCGACCACCTCGACAGCGCGGAGCTGCTCGCCGAGGCCGTGCTGCTCGTGTCGCGGGGGGAGGCGCTCACGGGGATCCGCCTGGTCGTCGCCGACGACCTGCACGAGGCGACCGTCGCGACGCTCTCCCTCCTCCGGGCGCTCGCGGCGCGCGGCGCGGACGTGGTCGCGTTCGGCGACCCGGACGTCGCGGCGGCCACCTTCCGCGGGGCCGAGGCATCCGCGCTCGGCCGCCTCTCCACCGTGCTCGGGCTGCCCGGGCTCCGCACGCTCGTGCTCGACCGGGTGCACCGGCAGCCGCCCGCGCTCCGGGCGCTCACGTCGGCCGTCACGGCCCGCATCGGCGCGGCCGGCGCGGGGCGGCAGCGGCAGGCGGGATCCGCGCCGGGGCTCGCCGACGACGCCGACCCGATCCAGGTCATCGAGGCGCCCACGCGCGCCCTCGAGCTCGCCCGCCTCGCGCGTCGGCTCCGCGAGGAGCACCTGCTGGGCGGCGTGCCCTGGGCGCGCATGGTCGTGCTCGTGCGCTCCGGGTCCCTCGTGGCCCAGGTCGCCCGCAGCCTCGCGACCGCGGAGGTCCCCACGCGCACGGCCGTGGCCGGGCGCGCGCTGCGCGACGACCTGGCCGCGCTCGCGCTCATCCGCGCGGTCGATGTCGTGCTCGGCCGCGTGCCGCTCACGCCGGACATCGCGGCGGAGCTCGCCACGGGTCCGCTCGGCGGCCTCGACGGGGTCCAGCTCCGCCGCCTCCGCCTCGCCATGCGCCAGGAGGAGCTCGCGGGCGACGGCCACCGGTCGAGCGACGAGCTGCTCGTAGAGGCCCTCGCCGCGACCGGCCGGCTCGAGACGCTCGACCTCGCGCCTGCGCGCCGCCTCGGCCGGCTCGCCCGCACGCTGCAGGGCGCCCGCGAGCTGGCCGCGTCCGACGGCACCATCGAGGAGCTGCTCTGGCGCCTGTGGGAGGGCTCGGGGCTGGCGACGCCGTGGTTCGAGCAGGCGCTGCAGAAGGGCATCGTCGCCGACCAGGCGAACCGCGACCTCGACGGCGTCGTCGCGCTCTTCACGGCCGCGCGCCGGTTCGTCGAGCGGAACCCGGGCCGCCCCGCGTCCGACTTCGTGGAGGAGCTGCTCGGCGCCGAGGTGCCCGAGGACACGCTCTCGCCGCAGCCGCTCGCCGACACCGTGCTCGTCGCCACGCCGTCCGCGGTCGTGGGCGCGGGGTACGAGGTCGTCGCGATCGCCGCGCTGCAGGAGGGCGTGTGGCCGAACCTGCGGCTGCGCGGATCCCTGCTGCACCCGCAGCGCCTCTCCGCCGTCGCGCGCGGGCTCGACCGGGCCGACGTCGACGAGCGCGCCGAGGTGCTCGGCGACGAGCTGCGGATGCTCGCGCTCGCCGTCTCGCGGGCGTCGCGTGTCGTGGTCCTCAGCGCCACCGCGAACGACGAGGAGGCGCCGTCGCCGTTCCTGCGCCTGGTCCCGCCCGCGCCGGGCCTCGCCGAGGAGGAGGCCGGCGCCGAGGCGGGGCGGGTGGCGAAGGACGCGCCGGCCGCGCTGCGGATCCGCCCGGATCACCCGCTCTCGCTCCGCGGGCTCGTCGGCGCGCTCCGGCGCGAGCTCGCGGTCGTGCACCGCGACGCCGCGCTCCTCGACGACGGCCGCGTCGTCTCGGGCGACCGCACCGCGCGCCGCCCCGCCGACGCCACCCGCGAGCGGGGCCTCGCCGCCGCGTCCGCGCTCGCGCGCCTCGCCGCGGAGGGCGTCACGGGCGCGGATCCGGCCGAGTGGTACGGCCTGCGCGAGCCCTCCACCACCGAGCCCGTCGTCGACCTCACCGATCCCGAGGCGCGCGTCCCCGTCTCGCCCTCGCGCCTGGAGGCCTTCGAGCGCTCGCCGCTCAACTGGTTCATCGACCAGGCGTCCGGCGGGTCCACCAGCACGGCCATGGGCATCGGCACCATCGTGCACGCGGTCATGGAGGAGGCGAGCCTCGATCCCGACGCCGACCTCCGCCCGCCCGCCCTCGAGGCGCGCCTCGACGCGCGCTGGGGCGAGCTGCCCTTCGAGTCCCCCTGGGTGGGCGAGCGCGAGCGGCGCCAGGCGGGCGAGCTCATCGCCGGCGTCAGCGGGTACCTCCGCGACTTCGCCGCGGACGGCGGCCGCATGCTCGCGGCCGAGGGCGGCTTCGAGCTGGAGGTGGGCGTCGCGCGCCTCCGCGGGAAGATCGACCGCATCGAGCTGACGAAGGAGGGCCGCGTGGTCATCGTCGACCTCAAGACCGGGCGCCACTTCCCGACCCGCGCCGAGATCCCCGCGCACGCGCAGCTCGGCTCCTACCAGCTGGCGTTCGTGGAGGGCTCGCTGGAGGACGTGCCCGCTGATGCGCCGTCCGGCGGCGCGAAGCTGCTCTACGTCTCGGGCGGCACGCGCGGTCTGCCCTACCGCGAGCTGCCGCAGGAGCCGCTGACGCGCGAGGAGCTCGACGGGTTCCGCGCGCGCATCGCCGAGGCCGCCGAGGGCATGGCGGGCGCGACCTTCGAGGGCACGCCCGACCCGGGGGAGCGGGATCCGGGGT
Proteins encoded in this window:
- a CDS encoding endonuclease/exonuclease/phosphatase family protein, whose amino-acid sequence is MGRVVGAAVILITAAGLLVVTWPQLLGLEQTYLVAHAVAIRGGLVAAAAAVLVLTLVLCLAIRPGRRLLGSIAVLLVVFIGANSAVLATRGLGDTAFQEAQDDDVTVLSWNTLGGATGARAVADLAIESGADVITLPETREETGAEIAVLMRDAGRPMWVRTAAFDDVAAARSTTILISAAYGDYRMDESRGTTSVLPTVVMEPVDGNGPVIMAVHPVSPIPEQMDNWRADLAWLGKRCDEGNVIIAGDFNATLDHMSRYGGTPTERDQVTDLGQCVDAARASGNGAVGTWPTGLPALLGTPIDHIMATPGWAVTGFRVVEDRDGAGSDHRPIIAQLTPLR
- a CDS encoding PHP domain-containing protein; this encodes MPEEQPGPIDLHTHSSVSDGTETPVELVAQAASQGLSAVALTDHDSTAGWSDASEAALAHGITLVPGMEMSTQLEYASVHVLAYLFDPDDADLAAMTARVRSERMTRAEAMVGRISRDYDLTWADVLAQTTPGSTIGRPHIADALVARGHVPTRTAAFESILHWQGGYYRPHYAPDPILGVELITAAGGLAVLAHPGARGPERVLSDSRMSALVAAGLFGVEVRHRDNPPASRARLTELAERFGLEVTGSSDYHGAGKPNRLAENTTEPAVLARIVERATGWAPVVPVPAA
- a CDS encoding DEAD/DEAH box helicase — encoded protein: MTFTELNIDEDMVQALADHGILEPFPIQEQTIPLALSGQDIIGQAKTGTGKTFGFGLPLIQRLGLTPEPGVQALVVVPTRELAVQVTEDLQIATAHRATTVVSIYGGKAYEGQIEQLKAGAQIVVGTPGRLLDLVGQRLLSLQGVREMVLDEADKMLDLGFLSDIEKLFAQTPAVRHTMLFSATMPGPIVALARRFMTKPIHIRATDPDEGLMQANIRHLVYRAHNMDKDEVIGRILQAEGRGKTVIFTRTKRAAARLVEELNDRGFNAAAVHGDLNQEQRERAMAAFKAGKKDILIATDVAARGIDVLDVTHVINHTIPEDDKAYLHRVGRTGRAGKTGIAVTFVDWDDLHKWALINRALEFGQPEPTETYSSSPHLYTDLDIPAGSKGRLRATPTVNPDGTPRERPGSRGTDSGRDGGRGGRDGGRGGSRDGGRSGGGERSGGDRDRSRSRSTSTASATASADATTTIGSEQPNTAGGHDAPHADGQTRPRSRNRRRRSGGDRPTATS
- a CDS encoding ferritin-like fold-containing protein, with the protein product MFGRRSTTIEAPRVRSRGDAKRRSAATTVSVDDFSPDTLRFLGAVAYLQLTAFETLSRAVAEAPDLAGKEAVSTAAGIALGKHQALAAEIKRLDGDPSVVMEPHRAAFDRFTATVAGADWYECLLSAHITTGLLDDFFVRLASGLPSDQRQRVVVLLSSGVGQQGIVDAVRAGIRRDPLLASRLAMWGRRLVGDTLLVAGTAMRASLADPDDARVHLEPVFAGIITAHTRRMDALGLTA
- a CDS encoding DUF3107 domain-containing protein: MEIRIGLVNTARELSFSTKQTPEEVQRTVTDAVRDSSPFISFTDDKGATHLAVTAHLAYVELGSADAPRIGFVR
- a CDS encoding ATP-dependent helicase yields the protein MNIRGFRQPPASVADAAAPAVELDPAQRAVVELPVGVSAAVLGAPGSGRTTTLRELVAERILVQGLDPAEVLVLAPSRAAATRLRDELALRVGVATLGPLARTSTSVAFEVLARRAAETGTEPPRLLTGAEQDQIIADLLAGHEELGTGPAWPDPLGVEVRRLRAFRTELRELLMRATEEGVRPDALAEAGRAHDVTEWIAAAEFAREYEDVVDSFRGDHLDSAELLAEAVLLVSRGEALTGIRLVVADDLHEATVATLSLLRALAARGADVVAFGDPDVAAATFRGAEASALGRLSTVLGLPGLRTLVLDRVHRQPPALRALTSAVTARIGAAGAGRQRQAGSAPGLADDADPIQVIEAPTRALELARLARRLREEHLLGGVPWARMVVLVRSGSLVAQVARSLATAEVPTRTAVAGRALRDDLAALALIRAVDVVLGRVPLTPDIAAELATGPLGGLDGVQLRRLRLAMRQEELAGDGHRSSDELLVEALAATGRLETLDLAPARRLGRLARTLQGARELAASDGTIEELLWRLWEGSGLATPWFEQALQKGIVADQANRDLDGVVALFTAARRFVERNPGRPASDFVEELLGAEVPEDTLSPQPLADTVLVATPSAVVGAGYEVVAIAALQEGVWPNLRLRGSLLHPQRLSAVARGLDRADVDERAEVLGDELRMLALAVSRASRVVVLSATANDEEAPSPFLRLVPPAPGLAEEEAGAEAGRVAKDAPAALRIRPDHPLSLRGLVGALRRELAVVHRDAALLDDGRVVSGDRTARRPADATRERGLAAASALARLAAEGVTGADPAEWYGLREPSTTEPVVDLTDPEARVPVSPSRLEAFERSPLNWFIDQASGGSTSTAMGIGTIVHAVMEEASLDPDADLRPPALEARLDARWGELPFESPWVGERERRQAGELIAGVSGYLRDFAADGGRMLAAEGGFELEVGVARLRGKIDRIELTKEGRVVIVDLKTGRHFPTRAEIPAHAQLGSYQLAFVEGSLEDVPADAPSGGAKLLYVSGGTRGLPYRELPQEPLTREELDGFRARIAEAAEGMAGATFEGTPDPGERDPGSARRYRIHLVRAVSA